The DNA window ATGCATTTGCTATCATTAGATAATTCATATCACAACAAAACCTTTAATTTAGCACTAATTACTTTTAAGAGTAAACTTTGATTTTTACGAAAATTTGGTTATCCTTATAATTAGATAACATTAATATATTAAAAAGTCTCAAATTTTGACACTATATTACTAgtcaaatttgtgatttatagGTGCCATGTCTAGTACAACTAGTTGCAGAGTTAGAATTTAAATTGGTAACCATCTAGTTATTTCAATAGTTGAAGTGTTCAACCTTTGAAACATTTGTATTATGTGATATatgtttatgattattttatctACAATCTCAATTCTAGTTTCTTGGAGTACTACGTTAATTATATTTATGATTACTTATCTACAAATTTGATATCGATTTGAAAGTCACCATGTTATATCTAAGATTACTTATCTAATttctaaattaaaattaaaatttactaGGTCAATTACTCATTATAGTTGTTAAAATCACGATCCGAATGTAGAATTGTAATTAGGATCAAAATTTTACCCTAAACAAACAAAATCGGTGGGATTGCATTCTAGATCGTAGGATCGTAATACGATCCTACTATTTCAAGATATTACTATAAAAATTTGTTGATCATAACTTTCTATAGAAAACTCGGAATTGAATATCGTCTGTGGTATTGGAAACTAGAATTGAAAGGCTTTAAGCACATATAAGTGTATCATGCTAATTCCTTACCCCCAAAAATGGTGAACATTTAAAATTGATCCATTAAGAAGATGATCGCTTGTAAGTTATCACTCAGGACACTTATTTGGGGTTTTTATTCGGGTAAATTAAGTATTTTTGTTATATATAGGTAAGTAAGTAGTAGGCTACAACTCTGAACCCAAAGTACATGATTTTGTCATAAATTTCTATCTCATAATCTTCTTcaattatttgtttattgtaTACTAATTTTTTAGTCAAAGAAAATATATTTCAAACATTTCATTATGTATGTAATATTTATTTATCTTCTTATACATATAAAAAATGATGTAATCATCAATAAATgttataattaattaaatatattgTGTTTAATTATCTTATTAATAAATACTTAAAGGGTCTATATACATATAAAATCAACTTTTCCAACTATCTTGTCCATTAATTACGTAAGGatttaaaaataagaaagaataaGACTTTTAGTTTGATCACATGTATTACAATATGTTACATATActctcaaaatttttattttaattttagacTCCCCAAATACTTTAGATAGCATAAGTCACACAACGCATAAGTTACATTATCTATTATATTGATTACATATGAGTTACAATAATATTTATTGCTCTATATGTGAATtgcaaatttaaaaattatggGTATGAGTATTTTttacgttttttttttattggatctATCCATCCTACGATCTCGTCTGCGGACACAAAAACAAGATCTTAAATACGATCCCAATTTTGAAAACTTGACAGATATTAGAAACTGAGGACTTGGACcactatttcttgcattcatCACCATTAATCCCAATTCATCCGCCATGAGCTAGATTTCCTCAATCCCTAATCATCAGCTCCATCTTTCACAAAAGAATCCCCTTTTTCAATCCATCTGCCATTATCCTATTACTGTcggtgaaaaataaaaataaaaataaaagaaccgaCGGGAAACAGAGGAGGAGCCGCTGCCACTGCTGGGTCGTCGGAGTTTGTCCATACCACCACGGTTATCAAGTCGTCATTTAAAATGCACTGTGAGCTCTTACTTCCTTTCCAACTTTAATCTcaatttgacttttttttttatctgcacttattttgcaattttcatGGCCGAGTATACTCTTTGGCTTTCTTGGACTGAAATCATATTTTGATTACAAGTTTTGGGTCTTTCTCTCGTTGGAATTGTATGAGATCTTTAGAATTTTCGTATGCCCATCTACTGTTTGAAGAAATGCCTAAATGAGAACTTGAAGTAAAGAGACAAATCTCTTGTATCTGAGCGCGTGGGGCGGAGCTCCGATCAGTCCAACGCTGATCGGACCCCGTGACTTCGCCGGAAAGCCATCAAAGACCCAGagatttttgttttgattttcttctatattttcCCTTCGTTCTATTTTTGGTTGTCCAATGGAATTTGGTGTGTGTATTGTGCGTTCGTGCGTGAGAGAGAGAGGCCGAAGATCTGGCAAGTCCAATGCGCGCCGGAGATGATGATTTCTAGTTTCCGGTGAAAGTTCCATTGAAGAAACAAGAACGCAGGTTACGCAGGTTTCTCCATTGTTTCAATGGAGAAAGATGACACATTTGTGATTTCACCCCAAAATTTACAATCTTTCAGATTTACCACCGAACTTGTTTTGGGTAGTTTTAATTAAGTCCTAAGACTAGATTAGTCAACTTTTGCTTCATTAGTCTATCTATTTGTCAATTCACATTGTAATTAATTTATTCCTCTTTTTAGAAGTGATGTAACCCATAATGGGATGCAGGAGCAATTTGAGAatcttgtaatttttttttcttttttcttttatattttttcttaattactttttattttgtgcatatGATCGAGTGGGCAGAGCCGTGCGTTGTTTCGTGGGCTTTTACAGCTGAAAGCTTTGAAATTAatcatttcattttatttcacTCTTGTATGTgttatgtaattttttttatttgtttgggtaTTTTGTGTTAATTAAGTAAATATTATGTGTTTAGCAATAGATTAACTcattttttccttaaaattgAAAGAACAAAATTAAACTTGCAATCGGTTTTGTTAGGTGTAGGGGGTGCTTGAGAATAAAACTTTGACCGTTTCTCCTTACAAATGTAGCTTTCGAATTTATTTCTCTGATTTTGAAAGACATGGAATTATCTAGTTAAAGGATTTTAATTTGTGTTTTAGAGATCAAAAATTACTTTTAGGTGACTCGGTATAACTAAATCCAATATCGAGTGgcaattcaaaatttttgaaaaatcctttTTCTAGATTTTAGTGGGCCTAAATCTGTGGTTTTGTTAAGTTCTAttggggggttttttttttaattttttttttggaaataatGGCCGGGGACAGCTTCAACCATTAGAGCGATGTGAAGGCTTTGTACTTGTACCATTTAGGTTCtagcttttgcttgcttcaatgATATTTCGATTATTCTTCCTATCGGCCCCTTTTCTCAAAGCCTACAAATTGCTTGCCGACAagtaaagaaaatttcaaataatattttgcttgcataataaacatatttttcaattcattttattatatttttaatcatcttttttatCATATTCCAATATTGGCTCTCCTCTAGTGCTGATTCTAGTAACGACATAGCTACTGAGAATCTGTCTCCAGTATGACTTTCTTGTACCCTGCTTGCTCTGTAGGCGATTCTAAGTCCCAAGAGTATGGCCCTCCCTAGATTATGTTTTTGCAGCTCCATCTACATTCATCTTAATCCAGCCCTCCTGTGGTTTGTCCCAGCTGATGTATTTCGGCTGGCTCCTGTTCTCCGTGCGAGTATTGTTAAGCTCCTGAGCCTCTACTGCTTGCTGAATTAGCTGCTCCGGACGGGCTTTGAGCTTTCTGTCCAGCCTCTGATGAACCTTCTCATTCCTCGCTGTCCATGCCCAGTGCAATACCTCTTGGGAGGGCACGGGCCAGAGTTCGTTCTTGATCCTTCCTATGTCACTCTGCTTAGCGTTCCAATCCACCCATTGAATCAGGGACTTTGATTTGAAGTCTCTCCATCTTTCCCTTGAGACAAGTCCTCTCCGAATTTTGTTGATCCAATCACAGTCTCTCAATGCATGCAGTGctgtttcatttcttcttccacatACTTCACATTTTCTGGAAGGATGCAGATGTCTGTAATGTTTTTCAGCATTAGTGAGCAATCGTCCATGCCTCACTCTCAACAGCAGCAACTTCCATCTACTAGGGCCTTTAAAGGTTCCATATTCTTTCCCAGGCCATGTCTTTCTCCTTGTTGTTTTGCTAATTCCCATGCAAATCATAGGCTGATGATGTGATGAAATTCCCATTTGCCGCTGGACTCCAAGTGATTGTGCCTGGGTTATCCAGCTTCTTGTAGACTGCTGTTGCTCCAGTCAGACTCTGTGTATTCTGGTGCAGATATTTGCTAAGGGTACTCCAGACCCAACCCAATCTGGAGTTAGTCCAATACTTTCCCACTTTTTTGCTTAACTCTGACCCTTGTGCTTTGCTTCTCGTGTTTTGTCCCTATGTTTTGATCGTATGTAACCTCTTTCcacgctttttttttttacaagtttTTTCCTGCAATGGCGATTGAATTGACTTGGTTGGTTACATGTTATTTTTTTCCCTATGATTTGTGCTATTCATTTGTGATTTTTCTCTCTGTCTGTTTTCTTGACCTGATTGCCGGTTTTGTTTTTCAGTATTGTTCGTCTTCATCCCAATGGGAGCTTGCTGCTCTAAATTAGGATTTTGCTGGTGGCCTTCCAACCTCATGAAACTGCCAACGTCCCTTATTCCTCTGATGTTGGTAATTCTTAAAACTCTGTTAAATGTATAAAAATGTAATCTTTGTTCCCCTTTTTCTGATGTTTTTCCTTCCGGGGTTTCAGAGAAATGTGGAGAAAATGAGAGGATGAAACTGCCAGCATTTAAAGAATGCAGTTTAGATGAGTTGAAGGTGGCGACTTCAGGATTGTCAGTTGAAAACTTTTTATCAGAACATGGAGAGAAAGCTCCCAATGTTGTCTACAATTGGCAGCTTGAAGATGATGGCTCTTGGATTGCTGTCAAACGTTTCAATAAATCTGCTTGGCCGGATTCTCGGCAAATTcctgattattattattacttctttTCAGCAAGTCCCCAGCTATAGTGTTTCACAAATGTGATATTATCTTAGTTAGCCATGAGTATGGTAGATGTTATGCAGATTTAAGATTTGTTGTATGCAATTTGTAGGTTGATTAAGTGAGGAAACTTATTGTAGGCTGATGTGAATTGAAACCTTGATTATACTGTTGTTATACCTTTGTTTAAGGTCACATGGGATGAAGTATCTTGCTTCTACCAATAATATAAagtcaatttcatgtttttttttcttgctcaCTTTGGCTCTTACTATTTTGCATTTTCTTGCTTACAGCCTTGTCAACTCTCCTCCTTcactcttcttttcttttcttttcttttcttttctttttttgttttctattgtTGAAAATGATCTGAGAGCATGAAAAGATAGCAAAATTGAACCCCTGATGATGCTTATAAGTTTTAAGTAGCAACATCATTGGGAAATTAATGGATCTCTTAATTAAACCATAATGCAACCTAACCTTGAAATTGCAATTGTAGATTGCAACCTGGATGAAGTCCTCTAAATTGCAAGTGTAGATTGCAACCTGGTTCTTTAATGAGAATAACACCTACTATTTTTTTTCACGTGATTACATATTTAGATGAAAGTTTGCTCTAATTTTGGttcaatattttattttggtttatcTGTAACTAAATTCCatcaaaaacaaacaaatttcatTAATGATCCATTTCGAATAGTACAAATTATTTTACTAAACTGGGCGTCTCCGTCCTTTATCCCATCCTGGTTATTATAAGAAAATGCCACAACTTGCTAGTGACGTGTGGGCCCTGATGAGCGTCAACTTCGTTCCGCGATCTGTATAGCATCTGATGTGGGGTCCTGATTAGGTAGGTGAATGTGCAAGAGATTAAATTAATCTGATTAATCTTCTTCACGAACTGTTGAACAATTTGAGCTTTTCGAACCTATTGAACCCTTGCTGTTGTTTGCTTCCTCGTTAGGCCCTTTTCTCACGTCGACCATTGACTTTGAACTTTGGAGTCTTCCagtgtgtgtgtgcgtgtgtatatatatatatatagtattaGTTTCCTAAACAGAAGATAAATAAAATAGATGTAGTAGTAAGAAACTGAGAATCGGGGAACGGGATCGATCCAGAAGATATAGCAGTTTTCTCCTGTACAAAACTACAACTGGCAAAAATGGAAGCTCAAACTTCTCCCTCCCCTCCTTTTTCTACGGAAGGTTTGGGGCCTTGTCAACTATCATACTCCCATTCATTTAACAATTATCATTATCACCAGTGGGTTTTCTGGAGCACATGCGGCAATGACGAAGGACACTGCGGGAAGCCTCATCATCTCTCAGCCAGTAAGTATGTATGTATGGAGTTCTTTCATATATAATCTCTCATAGTGTAATATGTATGTGGATATTTTTGTTGGAGTAATTATCCTATGAGAGATTATTAAATTTGTTGGACTATTGAGGTAACTAATTATATGGATGTTAGAAAGATACAAAGGCTTGGGCCATCCAATTGGAGGGCGGCGGCGCTTAAAGCTCTTAAATTAATCTTTGGGAAAATTATACGTCATCAGCTGTGTAGATTGAGGTCGATCGGAAGGCTCTCTCAAAGTATAATTTGGAATTTTTGTAAACTGCAATTTGCTCAAAGTTTATGATGGATCATCATGAGTACATACACACATAACTTCCTTTCTTTGACGTGTTTGGTCTCGGCGAAAGCACGGGTCAATCAGTAGAGTACTCtgcaataaataaataaataattgatACAAACAGTTCATATATACCCGtcgatgaagatgatgatgatgataagcaccctttaatattttttaattgattttCCTATTGCAGCTGCTGACGGTGCCGTGATTAAGGACCAGATCATACGTCTTCTAGAACTTGTTTCGGAAACGTGTAGTTATTGGAAGTGTCTAGTTCAGTTTTGGGGTTTAGTGAAGAATGGGGACAAAACGTATTTGACAACTTGTGACCAGCCTTTTGCTCTCCAATACTACTGCTACAATGGTCCAGACGTCAAGAAACTATGTGAATATAGGAAGCACTGTTTGGGGTACTTATTACCCGTCGacgaagaagatgatgatgataagATTGGTCCCCCTGGTCGGGTGCTCCGCAGTGGGTCGCCTGAACATGCGGAGGATGTGGCAGATTACACTATTAGAGAGTATCCTCAACGTGATTATGCAGTCGGCTGTTTCCGGGGATACTGGGCGTTGCCAATCTATCATCATCCTACTCGACACCTCCCCATTGGTGTACTCGAAATTGTATCACCATATGGTGTTGCTGTCTTACATCGACGTCGGGTTTTGGAGAAGCTTCAGGTTggacttttctctttttaagtTGCTTAATTACTTCTTTCCTATTGCTGACAAGGACCTGGGGGTGGTGCTTAATTATCATTTATGagttatataattattagtataatttttaTCAATAAATTAGATAATATATATGAAATGGGTGCAGACTCCctcccttatatatatatattaaaaaaagagGAGGTTAGAGGACGAATCCCAGGCCGTAAATAATTATATCATctgttatcaaaaaaaaaaaaaaagagccaaTCTAATTCTAGTTGACATCATTTCATTTGTGTTTCTCTTTCGGATAATTACTCCCCCACCGACCAGAATTTTGATGAGAGTTACAAACTACATGTCTCGGCTTTACGGTCACTTCAGAGCATGCTTACTGTGATGACtgataaaaaataactaattaatttATTAGTTGAACTATGTTAATTTATAGCATAACCAACCATTATTGTCTCCTTGTGTGTTATATAGTGCAAGATTTGTGGTAGCATGGCACTTGATAAGAATTTCGTGATAAATCTAACTTGAATAGGGGATGCTTGGCATGAATTTTGTATGTCTCCATGTCCTTTACAAATTTGGGGATAACTCGTGGCATCCAATTGTTAGGTTGGGGATAATTATGGTGACGGTCACCCTAATATTAATCTTctcttttttagttattttttaagtGACAAAAAAGTTGTTTCTAAAAAGTCTATGGTGTTTCAAGGAGGTTTTGGCTTTTCAGAACTTCTATACCATAATTAGTAGAGTAAACATACAAAGAGCTTGTCttattgggatttttttttcgtttttgttgTGGGTGCAAATCGGTTATTGTCAAACAGTCTTTAAAAGCCAAATCAAATACTTTGAAACTTGTAAATAATACCTTAATTTATTTACGGTGCATATATAATGTGTTTGCAGAATCTACCACGGGAGGTGAATCTGACGACTACTTGTGTAAGCCTCCCTGCAGAAGTAAATTCATGTGAGTACCTcttaagtatttttttttcctccttttatACTGCATAATCTTGGCTGAAGCTTTAGGCTATTCCTTCCATGCTAATACTTTTAAGCCATTCATCTACAGGTCAAGATGGAGAAATTGCTATAATTGACCAAGCATTGAGCAAGGTGAGGCAAATACGTGGACTGGGTTATGCTGATACTGAAACTTGGACTATTTCTGGAGAAATACTAAGTTCTCGTGAAGGTGTAGATTTTATTCGGAAGGGACAAGGGGTAGTTGGGAGAGCATTCTCATCCAAAAGTGCATGCTTTTGTAGGGATATAAGACAATTAAGCATAACAGACTACCCGTTGGTACCCATTGCACGATCCTACAAGTACTCTGCCTGTTTTGCAGTTTGTTTGCAGAGCCCTTGCCCAAAAAATTGCATTTACGTACTGGAGTTCTTTCTACATATGAATGaaaaagatgaagatgaagaagatCCTCGGACATTGTTGAACAGCCTAATGGAGACATTGAAAGAATGCCTCGGAATTTCTTTTAAGATTGCTTCAGGACAAGAATTGGGGCAGAAATTGACTGTTGAGGTTATAAAGGTCTCTCGAGAGGATGAATTTGGTTCTTTTGTAATCTGCAGTACTACTGTTATCGGAGGAGAAGGAATGACAAAGCTACAAATGGCTCCTTTTTCTGTGGAAGGTTTGGGGCCTTGTGAACTAATATCCTCCCATTCATTTAACAATTATTATCACCAGTGGGTTTTCTGGAGCACATGCGGCAATGACGAAGGAGGCTGCGGGAAGCCTCATCATCTCTCAGCCAGTAAGTATGTATGGAGTTCTTTCATATATAATCTCTCTTATATAATATGTATGTGGATATTTTGTTGGACTATTTATCGCAATTAAATTTGTCATAGCTATATATAGTCTGACTCTGATAAAACTCCTGTGGAATAAATTTGCATGAACAATTtagaacagaaaaaaaaattagtttgaTGAGAAATTAAACGGTTATATGGATGTTAGAAAGATACAAAGGCTTGGGCCATCCAATTGGAAGGTACAAAGGGGGCGGCGGCGCTTAGAGCTCTTCATATAGGTTTAGGTTGGAAGGCTCTGTCAAAGTATAATTTGGAATTTTTCTAAACTGCAATTTGCTCAAAAGCTTATGATGGATCATCATGAGTACATACAATAAatgattgactttttttttttttgggggtctCGGTCAAAGCACTGGTCAATCAGTAGAGTTCTCtgcaattaattaaaaaaaaaatgatacaaaCAGTTCATATATACTAGCAAGCAccctttaatattttttatactGATATTCCGATTGCAGCTGCGGACGGTGCCGTGTTCACGGACGACATCAAATGCTGTCTACAGCTTGTTATGGAAACATTAATACCGTGTCATTGTCTAGTTCAGTTTTGGGGTTTAGTGAAGACTCGGGACAAAACGTATTTGACAACTCGTGACCAGCCTTTTGCTCTCCATTACGGCCACTTCAATGGTGGAGACGCCAAGAAACTATGTGAATATAGGAAGCACTGTTTGGAGTACTTATTCCCGGtcgatgaagatgatgatgatcatGAGATTGGTCCCCCTGGTCGGGTGTTCCGCAGTGGGTTGCCTGAATTTGCATGGCATGTGGCAGATTACACTATTAGAGAGTATCCTCAACGTGATTATGCGGTCGGCCGTGTCAAGGAATACTGGGCGTTGCCAATCTATCATCATCCTACTCAGCACCTCCCCATTGGGGTACTGGAAATTGTATCACCAAGTGATTTTAACGAATTACCTCGACGTTGGGTTCTGGAGAAGCTTCAGGTTCGACTTTTATCTTTTTAAGTTGTTTAATTACTTCTTTCCTATTGCTGACAAGGACCTGGGGGTGTTGTTTATCATTTATGagttatataattattagtataatttttataaaaaaattagcTAATATAGTATATGAAATGGGTACAGACAGTTGTGATAAAACAACCAATCTGACTCTAATTCATCATTTCGTTTGTGTTTCTCTTTCGGATAATTGCTCTTTCACCACCGAccataattttcattttcatgagAGTTACAAACGTACATGTCTCGGCTTTGCGGTCACTTCAGAGCATACTTACTGTGATGACTaatttaaaggtaaataattcatttattattTGAACTAGGTAATGGATGCAGAGGGTAATTTATGACGTAACCAACCATTGTCTTGTGTGTTATATAGTGCAAGACCTGTGGTAGCATAACATTAATGATTTTAAGTTTGTAGTGAACTCAAGACCAAACAAAAATTTGGCACTTAATAGGAATTTCGTGATAAATCTAACTTAGAATAGGCGGGATGCTTGGCATGAATTTTGTATATCTCCACGTCCTATACAAATCTGGGATAGGTCACGGGTTTCCAATTGTTAGGCTGTGGTAGGAGAGATGCTTTTATAAATTAATTTAATGAGAGGGGTCCCTTTTCAATGTGTCAATAACCAATTTTTTAACTGCTTATAACTGCAAAACTATGGTGACTGTCACCTTAATATTAAATCTTCtctttttaagttatttttaaAGCGAAAGATGTTGATGCTAAAAAATCTATGGCGTTTGAAGGAGGTTTTGGCTTTTCAGAACTTCTATACCAAAATTAGTTGACTACGCATTCAAAGagcttattcttttttttttttggggttgcaAATCCGTTGTTGTCAAACAGCTTTTAAATGCCGAAACAAACACTTTGAAACTtgtaaataacaatttaatttatttatggCTCATGGATAATGTGTTTGCAGAATCTACCATGGGAGTTGAATCTGACAACTACTTGTGTAAGCCTCCCTGCAGAAGTAAATTCATGTGAGTACCTcttaagtatttttttttcctccttttatACTACATAATCTTGGCTGAAGCTTTAGGCTATTCCTTCCATGCTAATACTTTTAAGCCATTCATCTACAGGTCAAGATGGAGAAATTGCTAGAATTGAACAAGCACTGAACAAGGTGAGTGAAATGTGTGGACTGTATGATGCTGAAAGTTGGACTATTTCTGGAGAAATACTAAGTTCTCGTGAAGGTGTAGATTTTATTCGGAAGGGACAAGGGGTAGTTGGGAGAGCATTCTCATCCAAAAGTGCATGCTTTTGTAGGGATGTAAGACAGTTAAGCATAACAGAGTACCCGATGGTACCCAGGGCACGACACTTGAAGAGATCTGCCTGTTTTGCAGTTTGTTTGCAGAGCCCTTGCCCGAACAAGTGCATTTACGTATTGGAGTTCTTTTTACCTATGTATGAAGAAGTTGAAGATGAAGCAGACTATGgggaagatgaagatgaagatgaagcagACTATGgggaagatgaagatgaagataaAGTAGACTATGGGGATCCTAGGACATTGTTGCACAGCCTAATGGAGACATTGAAAGAATGCCTGGGAAGTTCTTTTATGATTGCTTCAGGACAAGAATTGGGGCAGAAATTGACCGTTGAGGTTATAAAGATCTCTTCAAAGGATGAATATGATTCTTTTGAAATCTGCAATACTACCGGTATCGAATCTACACCTAGGCTTGGCGAAGTACGAGGAGAAGGAATGATGCAACTTGATTTCTCATCTCAGCAAGTTGATGCTGCAAATGGTATCCAT is part of the Coffea eugenioides isolate CCC68of chromosome 6, Ceug_1.0, whole genome shotgun sequence genome and encodes:
- the LOC113774287 gene encoding protein NLP6-like, with the translated sequence MVQTSRNYVNIGSTVWDYTIREYPQRDYAVGCFRGYWALPIYHHPTRHLPIGVLEIVSPYGVAVLHRRRVLEKLQNLPREVNLTTTCVSLPAEVNSCQDGEIAIIDQALSKVRQIRGLGYADTETWTISGEILSSREGVDFIRKGQGVVGRAFSSKSACFCRDIRQLSITDYPLVPIARSYKYSACFAVCLQSPCPKNCIYVLEFFLHMNEKDEDEEDPRTLLNSLMETLKECLGISFKIASGQELGQKLTVEVIKVSREDEFGSFVICSTTVIGGEGMTKLQMAPFSVEGLGPCELISSHSFNNYYHQWVFWSTCGNDEGGCGKPHHLSATADGAVFTDDIKCCLQLVMETLIPCHCLVQFWGLVKTRDKTYLTTRDQPFALHYGHFNGGDAKKLCEYRKHCLEYLFPVDEDDDDHEIGPPGRVFRSGLPEFAWHVADYTIREYPQRDYAVGRVKEYWALPIYHHPTQHLPIGVLEIVSPSDFNELPRRWVLEKLQNLPWELNLTTTCVSLPAEVNSCQDGEIARIEQALNKVSEMCGLYDAESWTISGEILSSREGVDFIRKGQGVVGRAFSSKSACFCRDVRQLSITEYPMVPRARHLKRSACFAVCLQSPCPNKCIYVLEFFLPMYEEVEDEADYGEDEDEDEADYGEDEDEDKVDYGDPRTLLHSLMETLKECLGSSFMIASGQELGQKLTVEVIKISSKDEYDSFEICNTTGIESTPRLGEVRGEGMMQLDFSSQQVDAANGIHEQQNGSVGSTPRLAKAQGGEGMTQVDFSPQQVDTTSAYMNGVHGQQSGISGSPPRTEHTQELTVGVDVVHNSLNGIYEQNNGIVESPHRQELPQNIENIAHDEGNMEIDVANPERGGASIEPSDREVINIKKQKSSYTLKSELGITREVLEQNSWRNLKDAAKVLQVSRSTLKRICRDFGINRWPPRKARKVNQASAEQRVVQPSTENTEERHRPDTTRLGDDSSIWVKAEYQGDTMKFRLPLSAHKFNLEEKVAQRLNLPIGSFKIQYQDEENEWIWIACDEDLSTCTSTLSSLGRTTIRMLVR